In a genomic window of Candidatus Tectomicrobia bacterium:
- a CDS encoding CBS domain-containing protein — translation MQIREIMSTDVKVISPDATLTDAAATMKKGNFGMLPVGENDRIVGTITDRDIVVNAVAGGKDCRKASVRESMSPGVHYCFEDQDIDEAAKLMSDKQIRRLPILNRDKRLVGIISLGDFAVRSEEVEMAGKALEEVSAHR, via the coding sequence ATGCAGATTCGGGAAATCATGAGCACGGATGTGAAAGTCATCTCGCCGGACGCCACTCTGACAGACGCCGCCGCCACGATGAAAAAGGGCAATTTCGGCATGCTGCCCGTCGGGGAGAACGATCGGATCGTGGGGACGATCACGGATCGGGACATCGTGGTGAACGCGGTGGCCGGGGGAAAGGATTGCAGGAAGGCGTCCGTCCGCGAGTCCATGTCGCCGGGCGTCCATTACTGCTTCGAGGACCAGGACATCGACGAGGCGGCCAAGCTCATGTCCGACAAGCAGATCCGGCGCCTTCCGATCCTGAACAGGGACAAGCGCCTGGTGGGTATCATCTCGCTGGGTGATTTCGCGGTCCGCAGCGAGGAAGTCGAGATGGCCGGAAAGGCGCTCGAGGAGGTGTCGGCGCACCGCTGA
- a CDS encoding ArsR family transcriptional regulator produces MANVPRIGAKEAYGKMEEGALLVCAYEEEEKCKKINLEGSLNLREFEQRAGNLGKDRELIFYCA; encoded by the coding sequence ATGGCTAACGTCCCGCGCATCGGCGCGAAAGAAGCCTACGGCAAGATGGAAGAGGGAGCCCTGCTGGTGTGCGCCTATGAAGAAGAAGAGAAATGCAAGAAGATAAACCTGGAGGGCTCCCTCAACCTGCGGGAGTTCGAACAGCGCGCGGGAAACCTGGGCAAGGATCGGGAACTCATTTTCTATTGCGCCTGA
- a CDS encoding aminopeptidase — translation MVSFMDRMETAHLCIETCLGVKEGEKVLVIVDQEHLPWGEALAAAAAVKGAVPAITLIPEPKPYQKEPNDIIIAAMNAADVAIAALSDLAINQFVHTKARKDALARGVRFGNFMVPEPGERVTAKELLDTKDRANRLAARLTAAKRARVTTALGTDVAMSLEGRKGYGISSICTEKGFWASMPNFSEAAVSPLEGTAEGVAVVDGMVNWIGFVREPIRLTFEKGTVAKVSGGADAERLKAIWDQADDNATNVAELGIGTVPNERPRGNNQDKRLIGTAHFGIGDNYSLGGSVRSKMHLDALLYGTTVELDGEPVVKDGKFLA, via the coding sequence ATGGTCAGCTTCATGGATCGGATGGAGACGGCGCACCTGTGCATCGAGACGTGCCTGGGCGTGAAGGAGGGTGAGAAGGTCCTGGTCATCGTGGACCAGGAGCACCTCCCCTGGGGCGAGGCGCTGGCGGCCGCCGCGGCCGTGAAGGGCGCCGTCCCGGCGATCACCCTCATCCCCGAGCCCAAGCCCTACCAGAAGGAGCCGAACGACATCATCATCGCGGCGATGAACGCCGCCGACGTGGCGATCGCCGCCCTCTCCGACCTGGCCATCAACCAGTTCGTCCACACCAAGGCGCGCAAGGATGCCCTCGCCCGGGGGGTGCGCTTCGGCAATTTCATGGTCCCCGAGCCGGGGGAGCGCGTCACGGCCAAGGAGCTGCTCGATACCAAGGATCGCGCGAACCGCCTGGCCGCGCGCCTCACGGCCGCCAAGCGGGCGCGCGTCACCACCGCCCTCGGCACCGACGTCGCCATGTCCCTCGAGGGCCGCAAGGGCTACGGGATCTCCTCCATCTGCACCGAGAAGGGCTTCTGGGCGAGCATGCCGAACTTCTCCGAGGCGGCCGTCTCGCCGCTGGAGGGGACGGCCGAGGGCGTCGCCGTCGTGGACGGGATGGTGAACTGGATCGGCTTCGTCCGCGAGCCCATCCGCCTGACGTTCGAGAAGGGAACCGTCGCGAAAGTCTCGGGCGGGGCGGACGCCGAGCGCCTGAAGGCGATCTGGGACCAGGCGGACGACAACGCCACCAACGTCGCCGAACTGGGCATCGGCACCGTCCCGAACGAGCGGCCCCGCGGCAACAACCAGGACAAGCGGCTCATTGGCACCGCGCACTTCGGCATCGGGGACAACTACAGCCTCGGCGGCTCGGTGCGGAGCAAGATGCACCTGGACGCCCTGCTGTACGGCACCACCGTCGAGCTGGACGGGGAGCCGGTCGTGAAGGACGGGAAGTTCCTGGCCTGA
- a CDS encoding Ku protein, with amino-acid sequence MPRSIWSGNISFGLVNIPVKLQTVVREKSVRFHLLNPDGSCRLRRKLYCPETGEEYDFNETARGYEIAPDQYILMDEKELKKLRPDEGRSIAIDAFIRIEEVDPVYFDKPYYLVPDENAAKAYSLLLRAMEESKTAAIAHFVMRERQHLSILRPRDGAIVLHAMHYSDEVAEAGQLDIPRDVKPAGRELDIAMKLINEMTTDFDPSRYRDEYREELEKLIEAKAEGKEFVTAATAEGGGRGRVVNLMEALQRSLREKQGGRKEPRARRPSRAAVKPQAQERHRKTA; translated from the coding sequence GTGCCGCGATCGATTTGGAGCGGAAATATCAGCTTCGGGCTAGTGAACATCCCGGTGAAGCTGCAAACCGTGGTACGGGAGAAGAGCGTGCGGTTCCACCTGCTGAACCCGGACGGGTCCTGCCGCCTCCGCCGGAAGCTCTACTGCCCGGAAACCGGCGAGGAGTACGACTTCAACGAGACGGCGAGGGGCTACGAGATCGCGCCCGACCAGTACATCCTGATGGACGAGAAGGAACTCAAGAAGCTACGGCCCGACGAGGGACGCTCCATCGCCATCGACGCCTTCATCCGGATCGAGGAGGTGGACCCCGTCTATTTCGACAAGCCTTACTACCTCGTCCCCGACGAGAACGCCGCGAAGGCGTACAGCCTGCTCCTCCGCGCGATGGAGGAGAGCAAGACGGCCGCCATCGCCCATTTCGTCATGCGGGAGCGGCAGCATCTCTCCATCCTGCGCCCCCGGGACGGGGCCATCGTCCTCCATGCCATGCACTACAGCGACGAGGTGGCCGAGGCCGGGCAGCTCGATATCCCGCGCGACGTGAAGCCGGCCGGCCGCGAGCTCGACATCGCCATGAAGCTCATCAACGAGATGACGACGGATTTCGACCCCTCCCGCTACCGCGACGAATACCGCGAGGAGCTGGAGAAGCTGATCGAGGCGAAGGCCGAGGGCAAGGAGTTCGTCACCGCGGCCACGGCCGAGGGGGGCGGCCGGGGGCGCGTGGTCAACCTCATGGAGGCGCTGCAGCGGAGTCTCCGGGAGAAGCAGGGCGGCCGGAAGGAGCCTCGGGCGCGCAGGCCCTCCCGCGCGGCGGTCAAGCCCCAGGCTCAGGAGCGCCACCGGAAGACGGCTTGA
- a CDS encoding type III polyketide synthase: protein MATVLSTARRLGGYRYTQAEIEPWLSRWLEGNGEARERAIRMCRNSQVGARASVVPIEEVFRERTFEEKNDIYRENAIILAEDAARRALEEAGAAPEEVDIIISVSCTGFMIPAVDAYLINRLGLRPEVKRLPMTEMGCAAGATALARAWEYLRAFPEHKALVVSVELATLTFQPRDFSMDNLVSAAIFGDGAAAAVLGGAPGPGARIEGCRTTTLPGTLHLFGFRLSNTGFRIILSRGIPAAVRARLRPIVEGFLGEHGLALPEVRHLIFHPGGKRIIEVYRDELGLPEEALRFSAAMLSAHGNLSSSSVLVILDDILRRGEAAPGDAGLLLAMGPGFTIEQLLLRWHG from the coding sequence ATGGCCACCGTCCTCTCCACCGCCCGGCGCCTCGGCGGCTACCGCTACACCCAGGCCGAGATCGAGCCCTGGCTCAGCCGCTGGCTGGAGGGGAACGGCGAGGCGAGGGAGCGCGCCATCCGCATGTGCCGCAATTCCCAGGTCGGCGCCCGCGCCTCCGTGGTCCCCATCGAGGAAGTCTTCCGCGAGCGCACGTTCGAGGAGAAGAACGACATCTACCGGGAGAACGCGATCATCCTCGCCGAGGACGCCGCCCGCCGCGCCCTCGAGGAGGCCGGCGCCGCCCCGGAGGAGGTGGACATCATCATCTCCGTCTCCTGCACCGGCTTCATGATCCCCGCCGTGGACGCCTACCTCATCAACCGCCTGGGCCTCCGCCCCGAGGTGAAGCGCCTCCCGATGACCGAGATGGGCTGCGCGGCCGGCGCCACAGCGCTGGCCCGAGCCTGGGAATACCTGCGGGCCTTCCCGGAGCACAAGGCCCTCGTCGTCTCCGTCGAGCTGGCCACCCTCACCTTCCAGCCCCGAGACTTCTCCATGGACAACCTCGTCTCGGCCGCCATCTTCGGCGACGGGGCCGCCGCCGCCGTCCTGGGCGGAGCCCCCGGGCCCGGCGCCCGCATCGAGGGCTGCCGCACCACCACCCTCCCCGGGACCCTGCACCTCTTCGGCTTCCGCCTCTCGAACACCGGCTTCCGCATCATCCTCTCGCGCGGCATCCCCGCCGCCGTCCGGGCCCGCCTCAGGCCCATCGTCGAGGGGTTTCTCGGGGAGCACGGCCTCGCCCTCCCCGAGGTCCGCCACCTCATCTTCCACCCGGGCGGCAAGCGCATCATCGAGGTCTACCGCGACGAGCTGGGCCTGCCCGAGGAGGCGCTGCGCTTCTCCGCCGCCATGCTCAGCGCCCACGGCAACCTCTCCTCGAGCTCGGTCCTCGTCATCCTCGACGACATCCTCCGCCGCGGCGAGGCCGCGCCCGGGGACGCCGGCCTCCTCCTCGCCATGGGCCCCGGCTTCACCATCGAGCAGCTCCTCCTCCGCTGGCACGGCTGA